The DNA segment CAAGCATGTCGACCACCGTAAAAATCAAGGCCCTAGCCGCGACCCATTGCGGAGGGACTAATGGCTGACTCAACCCCAAAGGCAAACGGCTTTTTTAGCCGTTGGACCCAGCGCCGAGAGCAGGTCGCCGCCGAAGAAGCCGCACTTGCAGCTCAAACGGCCGAAAAAACTGCGGAAGCAAACTTAAATACCCCTGTTGAGCCAACTGTGGTTGCGGCAGCCGCGCCGACTTCTGAACCTCAGGATCCCCTCCCACAAACCGATGAGAATCCCAATCGCCTCCTCACCGCGGAAGAACTACCCAATCCCGAAGAAATTGAGATTGGTGGCAGCTTTGCTAAGTTTATGGGAGCCAATGTTGACCCTGCGGCCAAAACAGCGGCGCTACGAGCCTTGTGGAAACAGCCACATTTCAATGAGATAGATGGTCTCTTGGAATATGCGCTCGACTACAGTAATCAGCCAAAGCTGACGCCTGAGGTCTCTGCCGAGTTGGCTCAAAAAGTATTCCGTTTTATCACCAAAGAGAATGAAGAGTCAGACGAAGATCCGACCTCAATCCCCAGCGACGCGGTGGTGAATACAGAAAATGCAATGGAATCAAAAAACAGTAATGTCGAAACCGAATTAGCAAACACTCAGATCACGGACAATTTGGATGGGGAGACTGATGACCTACCCCAAAATGCACCAGAGCCTGCCGCTCAGATGCAAAAGCCAGTTGTTTAATGTCAGTTTAGCTAATTTTTATGTCCATAACTTTGGTATGTGAATTGCTGTACTAAGGGATAAAAACTTAGATAAAAGCAGAAAAGGCAATGACTTAGTCTCAAATCACCGCCTAAATCTGCAGCAAAACAGCTATAAAAGAGCAGCCAAAGTACTGTTCAGGAACGCAATGTGAGCACTCATTTGATGACCAATCAAACCCAGCTTGCGCTAAAACAAGCGCGGCAAAATGTGTTAGCCCAAACGCAGATTTTACAGAATCTGATCCCGCCAACAGTGAGCTACACCACTGAAGGCACAGTGCTAATTATTGGCCCAGAGGATCTGGCACGCCTCGCGGCGGACAAATTGTCCACTATGGCGAGCCGTGTGATTTTGGCTAACGAAGCGATTACCAGCCAAGATGAAACCCACCTTGAACAGGTGATGGCTGCAGCGACGGATGTTGAAAGCTACTACAACAAACTCATTGGCATTAAAGGATTTTTAGGTCAATTTCAGGTCAGCGTTGAGCATCAAAATGGCGCGGCGGAATTGAGTGTTGTCGCCATTCGTAAACCTCATTTCGACTTGATTCTCGATTTAAGCAGCACACCTTGCTTGAATTTAGAGATGCTGCCACCGGGTTATTTCTATGTCGGTCAAGACGAAGCCAAACTGGCCGATGCGCTGGAGCAATTGCCCGAACTAGTGGGGCAATTTGATAAACCCCGTTACGTCAAAATCAATGCCGACCTGTGCGCCCATGACCGTAATGGCATCAACGGCTGTAACCGTTGCCTCAACTTCTGCCCAGCCGATGCGATTAGCAGTGTCGCCAAGAAAATTGAGGTCGACCCTTACCTCTGCCACGGCGCGGGCAGCTGTGCGAGCGCCTGCCCAACGGGTGCGATTGGTTACGACTTACCGACGCCACAGGCACTGCATTCTTACCTGAATAAGATTATCAACCGTTATCGCGAACAAGCCCAAACCGCGCCCGTGATCCTGTTCCACGACAATGCGGTTGGCGCCAGCTTGATAGGTGACGACTTAGCCGGGGATGTACTCCCCGTTGCCCTAGAAGAAATCACCGTTGCCAGCATTGACCATTGGTTAGCGGCTTTGGCTTGGGGCGCACGCCAAGTGTTAATCCTCAATACCGAGGCGACAGCTCCCACGCTCACGCAAATGTTGAAAGGTGAACTCGCCTTAGCCAACAGCATGTTAGATGAAATCGGCCAACCGCAGCGCCTGAGCCTTATCGACCCAAGCATGCTGGCGAATTTAGAGCCGCTGCTCGATATCAGCCTCGATTGGCCGGTGATTGTGCCGGGCGCTTTTGCATCGACCACTAAACGTAACACCTTGTTTGACGCGATTGACCATCTGAACAGCCAGGCAGGTGAAATCAACAGTAGTTTAAGTATCAACAACGTCCCCTACGGCAAAGTCAGCGTCAATGTCGAGAAATGTACTCTGTGTATGTCCTGCGTGGCGATTTGCCCCACCATGGCATTGCAAGATGGTGGCGACAAACCTGCACTACACTTTATTGAGCAAAACTGTGTTCAATGTGGCTTATGTGAGGCGGCGTGCCCTGAAAAGGTCATCAGCCTGACGCCACAAATTAACTTTGATAAAGCTGCTCGTCAGCAATTACAAACCCTGAAAGAAGAAGCCCCATTCGAATGTATTCGCTGCGGCTCTCCTTTTGCGACCCAATCTATGGTGCATCGGATGCTGGATATGGTCGGCGCGCACAGCGCATTCTCAGCCAATATTGAACGACTGAAAATGTGTGGCGATTGCCGGGTAAAAGACATGTTTGAAGACATTCTTCAAGATCCTGAAAAGCAACTGCGATAAGAGATCCGCTATGACCGAATCAGTAAGACAAGTATCAGAAAACGATCAGTTGAGAGCCGATATCTATCAACTGTTGGCCGCCCTGTTGCGTCGCCATCCAAGCCCTGAACTGCTGCAATTTTTGGCCAATCTTGAAATCGATGCCAATGAAGACAATGAGATGACCAAGGCTTGGTTATCCCTGCAATTGGCCGCCCAGCAGTTCAGCAGTGAACAATTAGAAGATGAGTATTTTGCCCTGTTCCTCGGTGTGGGTTGTGGCGAAATCCTACCCTATGGCAGTTGGTTTATGACGGGCTCACTGATGGATAAGCCTTTAGCTCTGCTGCGCCAAGACTTAATGCAACTCGGTTTTGAACGTGAAGAAAACGTCAAAGAACCCGAGGATCATGTGGCCGCGCTGTGCGAAGTTATGGGCATCTTGATCCTAGAAGCGCCAGGCTACCGTCAATTGGCATTCTATCAACGCCACATCGGCAGTTGGATTCAACGCTTCTGCGACGCCGTCAGCAAAGCCCCAAGCGCGGCGTTTTATGCCACAGTTGCCCATCTTGCGAAGGCATTTTTCGAGATGGAAGCCACCGAATTTGAGCAACTGAGTTTAGACATTCCCGTCAATTGCCCCGGCAGTGCGGAGCTACAACCCGCCGCCAGCGATTTAGAAAAACAAGTGGAATTAATGAACTAAACTTAAAACGGTTGGCGATACGCAGATTCAGTGCCTATCGCGTTTTAGTTTGATAGGCAAAGGTGGACTTAAGGTTCACCTTTGCCACAAAAAGGAAGCTTAGGCTTCCACAGTAACCGAGGTGGTCGTGGTATGCATCACCTCATCCAGTAACACAAGGAGACACTATGAAGAAGCAAGCTTCCGACATGGGCCGTCGTCAATTGCTCAAAGCATTGGCACTCGGCAGTGCGGCTGGCGCGGTTGCGACTGTCAGTAGCCAAGCTCTGGCTGCCACCCCAACAGTTGCCCCAAGCGAACCTAAGAGTGACAACTATCGCGAAACCGACCATATCCGTAACTACTATGCGTCGTTGAACAACTAACCAGAGGAGTGTGTGTGATGCGATTAACCCGCAAAACAGACCAAGTCGTCGAGCCAAAAGTGCCCGCCCTCGGTCTTAATCGTCGCCAATTCTTAAAATCTGCAGGTCTTGCCACTGGTGGTATCGCCGCCGCGTCTATGCTTGGCACAGGTATGATGCGTAAAGCACAGGCGCAGGAACATATCCCCCACAATGCACCGACTGAAGTCAAACGTACCATTTGCTCTCACTGCGCTGTGGGTTGTGGTATCTATGCTGAAGTGCAAAACGGTGTGTGGACAGGTCAAGAACCCGCGTTCGATCATCCATTTAACCAAGGCGGCCACTGCGCGAAAGGGGCTGCACTGCGTGAACACGGCCACGGTGAAAAACGCCTGAAATACCCAATGAAGTTAGAAGGCGGTAAGTGGAAGAAGATCTCTTGGG comes from the Shewanella mangrovisoli genome and includes:
- a CDS encoding DUF3306 domain-containing protein; this encodes MADSTPKANGFFSRWTQRREQVAAEEAALAAQTAEKTAEANLNTPVEPTVVAAAAPTSEPQDPLPQTDENPNRLLTAEELPNPEEIEIGGSFAKFMGANVDPAAKTAALRALWKQPHFNEIDGLLEYALDYSNQPKLTPEVSAELAQKVFRFITKENEESDEDPTSIPSDAVVNTENAMESKNSNVETELANTQITDNLDGETDDLPQNAPEPAAQMQKPVV
- a CDS encoding 4Fe-4S binding protein, yielding MTNQTQLALKQARQNVLAQTQILQNLIPPTVSYTTEGTVLIIGPEDLARLAADKLSTMASRVILANEAITSQDETHLEQVMAAATDVESYYNKLIGIKGFLGQFQVSVEHQNGAAELSVVAIRKPHFDLILDLSSTPCLNLEMLPPGYFYVGQDEAKLADALEQLPELVGQFDKPRYVKINADLCAHDRNGINGCNRCLNFCPADAISSVAKKIEVDPYLCHGAGSCASACPTGAIGYDLPTPQALHSYLNKIINRYREQAQTAPVILFHDNAVGASLIGDDLAGDVLPVALEEITVASIDHWLAALAWGARQVLILNTEATAPTLTQMLKGELALANSMLDEIGQPQRLSLIDPSMLANLEPLLDISLDWPVIVPGAFASTTKRNTLFDAIDHLNSQAGEINSSLSINNVPYGKVSVNVEKCTLCMSCVAICPTMALQDGGDKPALHFIEQNCVQCGLCEAACPEKVISLTPQINFDKAARQQLQTLKEEAPFECIRCGSPFATQSMVHRMLDMVGAHSAFSANIERLKMCGDCRVKDMFEDILQDPEKQLR
- a CDS encoding TorD/DmsD family molecular chaperone, which translates into the protein MTESVRQVSENDQLRADIYQLLAALLRRHPSPELLQFLANLEIDANEDNEMTKAWLSLQLAAQQFSSEQLEDEYFALFLGVGCGEILPYGSWFMTGSLMDKPLALLRQDLMQLGFEREENVKEPEDHVAALCEVMGILILEAPGYRQLAFYQRHIGSWIQRFCDAVSKAPSAAFYATVAHLAKAFFEMEATEFEQLSLDIPVNCPGSAELQPAASDLEKQVELMN
- a CDS encoding twin-arginine translocation signal domain-containing protein: MKKQASDMGRRQLLKALALGSAAGAVATVSSQALAATPTVAPSEPKSDNYRETDHIRNYYASLNN